One Campylobacter pinnipediorum subsp. caledonicus genomic window carries:
- the rpoB gene encoding DNA-directed RNA polymerase subunit beta: MLNSLYSGNRLRVDFSDVVKEIDVPNLLQLQKKSFDNFLNLDNSQTESGIEKVFRSIFPIHDAQNRLSLEYVSSEIGKPKYTIRECIERGLTYSVNLKMKIRLIVHEKDEKTGEKIGIKDIKEQEIFIREIPLMTDRISFIINGVERVVVNQLHRSPGVIFKQEESSTVVNKLIYTAQIIPDRGSWLYFEYDTKDVLYVRINKRRKVPVTILFRALGYKKQDIIKLFYPIQTLYIKNNKFLTPFNPDDYIGRVEYDIKDENGNVVHQAGKRLTKKKIDKLIEDGLKTVEYPIEGLIGRYLASPLVNAESGEVLYDTLSQLDENKLIKIVNEYTEMEIINNSALGVDDAIINSFIADAETLKLLKQSEGIDDENDLSAIRIYKVMRPGEPVVKEAAKTFVNDIFFNPERYDLTSVGRMKMNHKLGIDVPEYVSVLTNEDILKTAKYLIKVKNGQGHIDDRDHLGNRRIRSIGELLANELHLGFVKMQKAIRDKFTGLSNNIDEVMPYDLINPKMITATIMEFFTGGQLSQFMDQTNPLSEVTHKRRLSALGEGGLVKERAGFEVRDVHPTHYGRICPVETPEGQNIGLINTLSTYAKVNDLGFVEAPYKKVVDGKVIDEIVYLTATQEENNVIAPASTGLDKNGYIIEDLLEVRRDGEMMLARREEVTLIDLCSGMIAGVAASLIPFLEHDDANRALMGSNMQRQAVPLLQATAPIVGTGMESVIARDAWENIKAKRGGVVEKVDNKNIFILGEDEAGPFIDHYSLEKNLRTNQNTTFSQHPIVRKGEEIKAGQIIADGSSMELGELAIGKNALIAFMPWNGYNYEDAIVINERMIREDAFTSVHIYEKEIEARELKDGVEEITKDIPNIKEEDLLHLDESGIVKIGTEVKPGMILVGKVSPKGEVKPTPEERLLRAIFGEKAGHVVNKSLYATASMEGVVVDVKIFTKKGYEKDNRANKAYEDEKAELEKEHHDRLLMLDREEMLKVTSLLSKNPLAVEQVVNKKEYKKGDIIDKAEFESINRFTLNSIVKSFSKEIQKQYEELKNHFQNEKKKLKEEHDAKIEILGKDDILPSGVVKLVKVYIATKRKLKVGDKMAGRHGNKGIVSNIVPEVDMPYLPSGQIVDIVLNPLGVPSRMNIGQILESHLGLVGYRLGEQIAEIFEDKKGEWVANLRAKMIEIASVSSLMNAEKALNALSDEELIKYARDWSKGVRFATPIFEGVKPEEFAKLFEMAKIDSDGKTELYDGRTGSKIRERVNVGCMYMLKLHHLVDEKVHARSTGPYSLVTQQPVGGKALFGGQRFGEMEVWALEAYGAAHTLREMLTVKSDDIEGRLSAYKALTRGENVPETGIPETFFVLTNELKSLALDVEIYDKDESDE, translated from the coding sequence ATGTTAAATAGTTTATACTCAGGAAATCGATTAAGAGTTGATTTTTCGGATGTTGTTAAAGAGATAGATGTTCCTAACTTATTACAATTGCAAAAAAAAAGCTTTGATAATTTTTTAAATTTAGATAATTCACAAACAGAAAGTGGAATAGAAAAAGTTTTTAGATCAATTTTTCCTATACATGATGCACAAAATCGTTTAAGTTTGGAATATGTTAGCTCAGAAATAGGAAAACCAAAATACACAATAAGAGAATGTATAGAAAGAGGTCTTACATACTCTGTTAATTTAAAAATGAAAATTCGTCTAATAGTTCATGAAAAAGATGAAAAAACTGGCGAAAAAATTGGCATAAAAGATATAAAAGAACAAGAAATTTTTATACGTGAAATTCCACTAATGACAGATAGAATTTCATTTATAATAAATGGTGTTGAACGTGTTGTTGTAAATCAATTACACAGAAGCCCAGGAGTTATTTTCAAACAAGAAGAAAGCTCAACAGTTGTAAATAAATTAATATACACAGCTCAAATTATACCTGATAGAGGTTCTTGGCTGTATTTTGAATATGATACAAAAGATGTTTTATATGTAAGAATTAATAAACGTAGAAAAGTGCCTGTTACTATATTGTTTAGAGCACTTGGTTATAAAAAACAAGATATAATTAAATTATTTTATCCTATACAAACTTTATATATTAAAAATAATAAATTTTTAACCCCTTTTAACCCAGATGATTATATAGGAAGGGTTGAATATGATATTAAAGATGAAAATGGAAATGTTGTTCATCAGGCTGGAAAAAGATTAACTAAGAAAAAAATAGACAAATTGATAGAAGATGGTCTTAAAACCGTTGAATATCCTATTGAAGGATTGATTGGTAGATATCTTGCAAGCCCTCTTGTAAATGCTGAGAGCGGAGAGGTTCTTTATGATACATTGTCTCAACTTGATGAAAATAAACTTATAAAAATCGTAAATGAATACACAGAGATGGAGATAATAAACAACTCTGCTTTAGGTGTAGATGATGCAATTATTAACTCATTTATTGCTGACGCAGAGACTTTAAAGCTTCTTAAGCAGTCAGAAGGTATTGATGATGAAAATGATTTATCAGCTATAAGAATTTATAAGGTTATGAGACCTGGTGAACCTGTTGTTAAAGAAGCTGCTAAAACTTTTGTTAATGATATATTCTTTAATCCTGAAAGATATGATCTAACAAGTGTTGGTCGTATGAAAATGAATCATAAACTTGGTATAGATGTCCCAGAATATGTCTCTGTTTTGACAAACGAAGATATATTAAAAACAGCTAAATATCTTATTAAGGTTAAAAATGGACAAGGTCATATAGACGACAGAGATCACCTTGGTAATCGTAGAATACGTTCAATTGGAGAATTATTAGCTAATGAGCTTCATCTTGGTTTTGTTAAAATGCAAAAAGCTATTCGTGATAAATTTACAGGTCTTAGCAACAATATAGATGAAGTTATGCCTTATGATTTAATTAATCCAAAGATGATAACGGCGACTATTATGGAATTCTTCACAGGTGGACAGCTTAGTCAGTTTATGGATCAAACAAACCCGCTTAGCGAAGTAACACACAAAAGAAGATTGTCTGCGCTTGGTGAAGGTGGTTTGGTTAAAGAACGTGCTGGATTTGAAGTACGTGACGTTCACCCGACACACTATGGAAGGATTTGTCCTGTTGAAACCCCAGAAGGTCAAAATATAGGTCTTATAAATACACTTTCTACATATGCTAAGGTTAATGATCTTGGTTTTGTTGAGGCACCTTATAAAAAAGTTGTTGATGGCAAAGTGATTGATGAGATAGTTTATTTAACTGCTACACAAGAAGAAAATAATGTAATTGCTCCAGCGTCAACAGGTCTAGATAAAAATGGATATATTATAGAAGATTTACTTGAAGTTAGACGAGATGGAGAGATGATGCTTGCTCGTCGTGAAGAAGTAACTCTTATAGACTTATGTTCTGGTATGATAGCTGGTGTTGCTGCTTCTTTGATACCATTTTTGGAACATGATGATGCTAACCGTGCTTTGATGGGTTCAAACATGCAAAGACAGGCTGTGCCTTTATTGCAAGCTACAGCTCCTATTGTTGGTACTGGTATGGAGAGTGTTATTGCTCGTGATGCTTGGGAAAATATAAAAGCTAAACGTGGCGGTGTTGTTGAGAAAGTCGATAATAAAAATATATTTATATTAGGCGAAGATGAGGCTGGCCCATTTATAGATCACTACTCTCTTGAAAAAAATCTTAGAACAAACCAGAACACTACTTTTTCTCAACATCCTATTGTAAGAAAAGGTGAAGAAATAAAAGCTGGTCAAATTATAGCCGATGGTTCTAGTATGGAACTAGGCGAACTTGCTATAGGTAAAAACGCCCTAATAGCTTTCATGCCTTGGAATGGATATAACTATGAGGATGCTATTGTTATAAACGAAAGAATGATTCGTGAAGATGCATTTACAAGTGTTCATATTTATGAAAAAGAGATAGAAGCTAGAGAGCTTAAAGATGGCGTTGAAGAGATAACAAAAGATATACCAAATATAAAAGAAGAAGATTTGTTACATCTTGATGAGAGCGGAATTGTCAAGATAGGTACCGAAGTAAAACCAGGCATGATTTTAGTTGGTAAAGTTTCTCCAAAGGGTGAAGTCAAACCAACTCCAGAAGAGCGTTTATTGCGTGCCATTTTTGGAGAAAAAGCCGGACATGTTGTAAATAAATCACTTTATGCTACAGCTTCTATGGAAGGTGTTGTTGTTGATGTTAAAATTTTCACAAAAAAAGGTTATGAAAAAGATAATAGAGCTAATAAAGCCTACGAGGATGAAAAAGCTGAATTAGAAAAAGAACATCATGATAGACTTTTAATGCTTGATAGAGAAGAGATGTTAAAAGTTACATCTTTATTATCAAAAAATCCTTTGGCTGTAGAACAAGTTGTAAACAAAAAAGAGTATAAAAAAGGTGATATTATAGATAAGGCTGAGTTTGAAAGTATTAACCGTTTTACTTTAAACTCAATAGTTAAAAGTTTTTCTAAAGAAATTCAAAAACAATATGAAGAGTTAAAAAATCACTTCCAAAATGAGAAGAAAAAACTAAAAGAAGAACATGACGCTAAGATAGAAATTTTAGGCAAAGATGATATTTTACCTAGTGGTGTTGTCAAACTTGTTAAAGTTTATATAGCTACCAAGAGAAAACTAAAAGTCGGTGATAAAATGGCTGGTCGTCACGGTAATAAAGGTATCGTTTCAAATATAGTTCCAGAGGTTGATATGCCATATCTTCCAAGTGGTCAGATTGTAGATATAGTTCTAAATCCACTTGGTGTTCCAAGCCGTATGAATATAGGTCAAATTTTAGAAAGCCATTTGGGTCTTGTTGGATATCGTTTGGGTGAGCAAATAGCTGAAATTTTTGAAGATAAAAAAGGCGAATGGGTAGCTAATTTAAGAGCTAAAATGATAGAAATAGCAAGTGTTTCTAGTCTTATGAACGCTGAAAAAGCACTAAATGCTTTAAGTGATGAAGAGCTTATTAAGTATGCTAGAGATTGGAGTAAAGGTGTCAGATTTGCTACTCCTATCTTTGAAGGTGTAAAACCAGAAGAATTTGCAAAACTTTTTGAAATGGCTAAGATTGATAGCGATGGTAAAACTGAACTTTATGATGGAAGAACTGGCTCTAAGATAAGAGAAAGAGTTAATGTTGGTTGTATGTATATGTTAAAACTTCACCACCTTGTTGATGAGAAAGTGCATGCAAGAAGTACAGGACCTTATAGCTTGGTTACTCAGCAACCAGTTGGTGGCAAAGCATTATTTGGTGGTCAAAGATTTGGAGAGATGGAGGTTTGGGCGCTTGAAGCTTATGGAGCGGCTCATACACTTCGTGAAATGTTAACAGTTAAATCAGATGATATAGAGGGAAGATTGTCAGCTTACAAGGCGTTGACTCGTGGTGAAAATGTTCCTGAGACAGGAATTCCTGAAACATTTTTTGTTCTTACAAATGAGTTAAAATCATTGGCACTTGATGTTGAGATATATGATAAGGATGAATCAGATGAATGA
- the rplL gene encoding 50S ribosomal protein L7/L12 — MAITKEDVLEFISNLSVLELSELVKEFEEKFGVSAAPVMVAGAAGAAGEAAEEKTEFNIVLLDSGDKKINVIKVVRALTGLGLKEAKDAVEATPSVLKEGVSKDEAEAAKKELEEAGAKVELK; from the coding sequence ATGGCAATTACTAAAGAAGATGTATTAGAGTTTATATCTAATCTTTCAGTTTTAGAACTTAGTGAATTAGTTAAAGAATTTGAAGAAAAATTTGGCGTTAGCGCTGCACCTGTTATGGTTGCTGGTGCTGCTGGTGCTGCTGGTGAAGCAGCTGAAGAGAAGACAGAATTTAATATTGTTCTTCTTGACTCTGGCGATAAGAAAATCAACGTTATTAAGGTTGTTAGAGCTCTTACAGGTCTTGGTCTTAAAGAAGCTAAAGATGCAGTTGAAGCAACTCCATCTGTTCTTAAAGAAGGTGTTAGTAAAGATGAAGCTGAAGCAGCTAAAAAAGAGCTTGAAGAAGCTGGTGCTAAAGTGGAGCTTAAATAA
- the rplJ gene encoding 50S ribosomal protein L10 — protein MTRSKKSEVILGLENEFKEAQAIVVCDYRGLNVKKLEVLRNSAREQGVKVQVVKNTLANIALNNVNKDGLELKDTNIYVWGEDQLSVTKVVAKFEENNSDLFKIKLAHIDGEVADANKVRALSKMPSRDELIAMLLQVWNAPIQNFTIGLNALKEKKEQAV, from the coding sequence GTGACACGTAGCAAAAAATCTGAAGTTATATTAGGTTTAGAAAACGAATTTAAAGAAGCACAAGCCATAGTTGTTTGTGATTATCGTGGTTTAAATGTAAAAAAACTTGAAGTATTAAGAAATTCTGCTAGAGAGCAGGGTGTTAAAGTTCAAGTTGTAAAAAATACACTTGCTAATATAGCATTAAATAATGTTAATAAAGATGGTCTTGAGCTTAAAGATACAAACATATATGTTTGGGGCGAAGATCAGTTATCTGTTACAAAAGTTGTTGCTAAATTTGAAGAAAACAATAGTGATCTTTTTAAAATCAAATTAGCACATATAGACGGTGAAGTTGCAGATGCAAATAAAGTTAGAGCATTGTCTAAAATGCCTAGCCGTGATGAACTTATTGCAATGCTTTTGCAAGTTTGGAATGCGCCAATTCAAAATTTCACAATTGGATTAAATGCGCTTAAAGAAAAAAAAGAACAAGCAGTATAA
- the rplA gene encoding 50S ribosomal protein L1, with the protein MGKTTKRFEELLKKVDNTKTYSLVEGVETVKNLASAKFDETVEIALKLNVDPRHADQMVRGSVILPAGTGKTVRVAVIAKDAKADEAKNAGADIVGSDDLIEDIQKGVINFDVLIATPNLMGLVGKVGRLLGPKGLMPNPKTGTVTMDVAQAINNAKGGQVNFRVDKQGNIHAGIGKVSFTKEQILDNATAFIKAINKHKPSAAKGRYVKNAKLSLTMSPSVTLDTQEVIDLK; encoded by the coding sequence ATGGGAAAAACTACTAAAAGATTTGAAGAATTATTAAAAAAAGTTGACAATACTAAAACATATAGTTTAGTTGAAGGTGTTGAAACTGTTAAAAATTTAGCTTCTGCTAAATTTGATGAAACAGTAGAGATTGCATTAAAATTAAATGTTGATCCAAGACATGCTGATCAAATGGTTAGAGGTTCTGTTATTTTACCAGCCGGAACAGGAAAAACTGTTCGTGTTGCTGTTATAGCTAAAGATGCTAAAGCAGATGAGGCTAAAAATGCAGGTGCAGATATAGTAGGTTCTGATGATTTGATAGAAGATATTCAAAAAGGTGTTATTAATTTTGATGTTCTTATTGCTACACCAAATCTAATGGGTCTTGTTGGAAAAGTTGGTAGATTATTAGGACCAAAAGGTTTAATGCCTAATCCTAAAACAGGCACAGTTACTATGGATGTTGCACAAGCTATTAATAATGCAAAAGGCGGACAGGTAAATTTCCGTGTTGATAAGCAGGGAAATATACATGCTGGTATAGGCAAAGTTAGCTTTACTAAAGAGCAAATACTTGATAATGCAACAGCATTTATTAAAGCTATTAATAAACATAAGCCATCTGCTGCTAAAGGTAGATATGTTAAAAATGCTAAATTGTCATTGACAATGAGTCCATCTGTTACTCTTGATACTCAAGAAGTTATAGATTTAAAATAA
- the rplK gene encoding 50S ribosomal protein L11, producing the protein MAKKVIGEIKLQIAATKANPSPPVGPALGQRGVNIMEFCKAFNEKTKDMVGFNIPVVITVYADKSFTFITKQPPATDLIKKAAGITKGTDNPLKNKVAKITKAQVLDIVEKKIADLNTKDREQAAKIIAGSARSMGVEVID; encoded by the coding sequence ATGGCTAAAAAAGTTATAGGCGAAATAAAATTACAGATTGCTGCTACTAAAGCAAATCCTAGCCCACCTGTAGGTCCAGCTCTTGGACAAAGAGGTGTTAATATAATGGAGTTTTGTAAAGCTTTTAATGAGAAGACTAAAGATATGGTTGGTTTTAATATACCAGTTGTTATTACAGTTTATGCTGATAAAAGTTTTACATTTATTACAAAGCAACCACCAGCAACGGATCTTATTAAAAAAGCTGCTGGTATTACAAAAGGAACAGATAATCCTTTAAAAAATAAAGTTGCAAAGATAACTAAAGCTCAAGTTCTTGATATCGTTGAGAAGAAAATAGCTGACTTAAATACAAAAGATAGAGAGCAAGCTGCTAAAATTATAGCTGGTTCAGCTCGTTCTATGGGTGTTGAAGTTATAGATTGA
- the nusG gene encoding transcription termination/antitermination protein NusG, whose protein sequence is MAHKWYAIQTYAGSEMAVKRGIENLVKEHGIEDQLKEVIVPTEDVIEIKNGKQKINERTLYPGYAFAHLDLNTSLWHKIQSLPKVGRFIGESKKPTPLTEKDINTILEKVEKRAAPKPKIYFEEGENVRITEGPFANFIGVVEEYDMIHGKLRLNVSIFGRSTPVDILYSQVEKII, encoded by the coding sequence ATGGCTCATAAATGGTATGCTATTCAGACATATGCTGGAAGTGAAATGGCTGTAAAAAGAGGTATAGAAAATTTAGTTAAAGAGCATGGTATAGAAGATCAGCTTAAGGAAGTTATAGTTCCTACTGAGGATGTTATAGAAATTAAAAATGGAAAGCAAAAGATAAACGAGAGAACTCTTTATCCTGGATATGCTTTTGCTCATTTAGATTTAAATACATCTTTGTGGCATAAGATTCAGTCTTTACCTAAGGTTGGAAGATTCATAGGTGAATCAAAAAAACCAACACCTTTAACAGAAAAAGATATAAATACGATTTTAGAAAAAGTTGAAAAAAGAGCAGCTCCTAAACCAAAAATTTATTTTGAAGAAGGGGAAAATGTTCGTATAACTGAAGGCCCTTTTGCAAATTTTATAGGTGTTGTTGAAGAGTATGATATGATACATGGGAAACTTCGTTTAAATGTTTCTATATTTGGAAGAAGCACACCGGTTGATATTTTATATTCACAAGTTGAGAAGATAATTTAA
- the secE gene encoding preprotein translocase subunit SecE: MEKIINYIKLSKAEILKVIFPTKEQIRNAFITVFIVVTVVSLFLAIIDALMAFSLSSLI; this comes from the coding sequence ATGGAAAAAATAATAAATTATATAAAGCTTTCTAAAGCTGAGATTTTGAAGGTTATATTCCCAACAAAAGAGCAAATTAGAAATGCTTTTATTACTGTTTTTATTGTTGTAACTGTGGTATCACTTTTTTTAGCAATAATCGATGCCTTAATGGCTTTTTCTCTTTCTAGTTTGATATAG
- the rpmG gene encoding 50S ribosomal protein L33, whose product MRIKVGLKCVESGDINYSTTKNSKTMTEKLELKKYCPRLKKHTVHKEVKLKS is encoded by the coding sequence ATGAGAATTAAAGTAGGTTTAAAATGTGTTGAAAGTGGAGATATAAACTACAGCACAACTAAAAATAGTAAGACTATGACAGAGAAGTTAGAATTAAAAAAATATTGTCCGAGACTTAAAAAGCATACTGTTCATAAAGAAGTTAAGCTAAAGAGTTAA